A stretch of Shewanella dokdonensis DNA encodes these proteins:
- the truC gene encoding tRNA pseudouridine(65) synthase TruC, which yields MSCSVVNDVPLVEETAPQIQVLFEDEHLVAIHKPAGLLVHKTYLARHEKYFAMQMTRDLVGCHVYPVHRLDRPTSGVLLFAKSSAVAHQLCVQFESRQVRKYYLALVRGNMLEAGLLDYPLKEELDDVADKMASQPRQAQSAITRYEPLLNAEIPVPSGRYQTSRFALLRLQPLTGRKHQLRRHMDHLRHPIIGDTAHGDGKQNRFFREHFGVNRMWLLAQKLSLTHPVTGAELSVVTEPEAEWQQIFTALGWGDDELCSGKPWTLAGT from the coding sequence ATGAGCTGCTCAGTGGTAAATGATGTGCCATTAGTTGAAGAAACTGCACCACAAATTCAAGTGTTGTTTGAAGATGAGCATCTGGTGGCTATCCATAAACCGGCTGGTTTATTGGTGCATAAAACCTACCTTGCCCGTCATGAAAAATATTTTGCCATGCAGATGACCCGTGATTTAGTGGGGTGTCATGTCTATCCGGTGCATCGGTTGGATCGGCCTACCTCTGGCGTGTTGTTGTTTGCCAAAAGCAGTGCTGTTGCGCATCAATTGTGTGTCCAGTTTGAGTCACGCCAGGTGCGTAAATACTATTTGGCTTTGGTGCGTGGCAATATGTTGGAAGCTGGCCTGCTGGATTATCCATTAAAAGAAGAACTGGATGATGTGGCCGACAAAATGGCCTCTCAGCCACGGCAAGCCCAATCGGCTATTACCCGTTATGAACCGTTGCTCAATGCTGAAATTCCAGTACCATCAGGACGTTATCAGACATCTCGGTTTGCTTTATTGCGGTTGCAGCCATTAACCGGGCGTAAACACCAGTTACGGCGCCATATGGATCATCTAAGACATCCGATCATCGGCGATACTGCCCATGGTGATGGTAAGCAGAACCGTTTTTTTCGTGAACATTTCGGCGTAAATCGGATGTGGTTACTGGCGCAAAAACTGTCACTGACACATCCAGTGACTGGCGCTGAGCTATCTGTTGTGACAGAACCAGAAGCAGAATGGCAGCAAATATTTACCGCCTTGGGCTGGGGCGATGATGAACTATGTTCCGGCAAACCGTGGACGCTTGCCGGAACATAG
- a CDS encoding flavodoxin produces the protein MFGSVYGSAQYVAETLDAALAEAGWQVQLWQPEQLAAFIPPEDELLLVVTSTTGDGDLPENILPWFAMMKDSAPYLPQLHYAVIVLGDSSYDTFCGGGKQMDALLSELGAKRVGERLEIDACETMEPETEALKWLKTWLPLATSVDQ, from the coding sequence GTGTTCGGATCTGTTTATGGTAGTGCGCAATATGTTGCTGAAACTTTGGATGCGGCGTTAGCTGAAGCTGGCTGGCAAGTGCAATTGTGGCAACCAGAACAGCTAGCTGCTTTTATCCCACCCGAAGATGAGCTGTTACTCGTGGTCACTTCAACCACTGGCGATGGTGATTTGCCCGAGAATATTTTGCCGTGGTTTGCGATGATGAAAGATAGTGCGCCTTATTTACCGCAACTGCATTACGCTGTTATCGTTCTTGGCGACTCCAGCTACGATACCTTTTGTGGTGGCGGTAAACAGATGGATGCGCTGCTCAGTGAACTGGGCGCAAAGCGTGTTGGGGAACGGTTAGAAATTGATGCCTGTGAAACCATGGAACCTGAAACTGAGGCACTAAAATGGCTCAAAACTTGGCTACCGCTGGCTACTTCCGTCGATCAATAA
- the purU gene encoding formyltetrahydrofolate deformylase gives MQRKILMTDCADEHGLIAKITGVCFKHQLNIIKNSEFVDNQQQRFFMRTELEGEFHEAQLLADLEQVLPPKNQMRLIDAGRKRVVVLVTKEAHCLGDLLMKAYYGALEVDIAAVIGNYQTLAPLADKFDVPFHFVSHEGLTREEHEQALLQQLTPYQPDYVVLAKFMRVLTPGFVSHYPSRIINIHHSFLPAFIGANPYRQAWERGVKIIGATAHFVNDSLDEGPIIKQDVIPVDHSYSAEDMAKAGRDVEKSVLSRALALVVNNQVVVNGNKTLVFK, from the coding sequence ATGCAGCGTAAAATCCTGATGACGGACTGTGCCGACGAGCACGGCCTCATTGCTAAAATCACTGGTGTCTGTTTCAAACATCAGTTAAATATCATCAAAAACAGCGAGTTTGTTGATAATCAGCAACAACGCTTTTTTATGCGAACCGAACTGGAAGGTGAGTTTCACGAGGCGCAGTTACTTGCGGATCTTGAGCAAGTTTTACCACCTAAAAATCAGATGCGGCTGATCGATGCTGGGCGTAAGCGGGTGGTTGTGTTGGTAACCAAAGAAGCCCATTGTCTTGGCGATTTACTGATGAAGGCTTATTACGGCGCCTTAGAGGTCGATATCGCTGCGGTGATTGGTAATTATCAAACGTTGGCGCCATTAGCAGACAAGTTTGATGTACCTTTTCATTTCGTATCGCATGAAGGTTTGACGCGCGAAGAACACGAGCAAGCTTTACTACAACAGCTCACACCCTATCAGCCGGATTATGTAGTCTTGGCTAAATTCATGCGCGTGCTGACTCCTGGATTTGTCAGTCATTATCCGAGCCGGATCATCAATATTCATCACTCCTTTCTGCCGGCGTTCATCGGTGCCAATCCCTATCGACAGGCGTGGGAACGTGGCGTGAAAATTATCGGAGCTACGGCGCACTTTGTGAATGACAGTCTCGATGAAGGGCCAATCATTAAACAGGACGTGATCCCGGTAGATCACAGCTACAGTGCTGAGGATATGGCTAAGGCCGGGCGTGACGTAGAAAAAAGCGTGCTGAGTCGGGCGTTAGCTTTGGTGGTCAATAATCAGGTGGTGGTCAACGGTAACAAGACGCTGGTGTTTAAATAA
- the map gene encoding type I methionyl aminopeptidase gives MSITIKTTEEIEKMRAAGKLAAEVLEMIEPYVKPGVTTNELDRLCAKFTEDNGAISAPLDYHGYPKSICTSINEVICHGIPNDEPLQDGDIINLDITVIKDGYHGDTSQMFLVGEVNPKDRRLCRIAQESLYAAIRKVRPGMQLGEIGTIIEKLVKSSKSGADKFSIVRDYCGHGIGKGFHEEPQVVHYRNNDRTILKPGMCFTIEPMINAGRYQTVLNEQDGWTVTTVDGKKSAQWEHTLLITNTGVEVLTLRSNEDFPRFINHV, from the coding sequence ATGAGTATTACAATCAAAACTACTGAAGAAATTGAAAAAATGCGCGCTGCTGGCAAGCTGGCGGCAGAAGTGTTGGAAATGATTGAACCCTACGTTAAACCTGGGGTCACCACCAACGAACTGGATCGCCTTTGTGCCAAATTTACTGAAGACAATGGAGCAATTTCTGCACCACTGGATTATCACGGCTACCCCAAATCCATTTGTACCTCCATCAATGAAGTGATCTGTCATGGCATCCCCAATGATGAGCCGCTGCAAGACGGCGACATCATTAATTTAGATATCACAGTGATCAAAGATGGCTATCATGGCGACACCTCACAGATGTTTCTGGTGGGCGAAGTCAATCCCAAAGATCGCCGCCTGTGCCGCATTGCCCAGGAAAGCCTGTACGCCGCTATCCGTAAAGTACGCCCCGGCATGCAGTTAGGCGAAATTGGCACCATCATCGAAAAACTGGTGAAATCCAGTAAAAGTGGGGCAGACAAATTTTCTATCGTGCGTGACTATTGCGGTCATGGCATTGGTAAAGGCTTCCACGAAGAACCCCAGGTGGTACATTACCGCAACAATGATCGCACCATTCTCAAACCCGGGATGTGCTTTACCATCGAGCCGATGATCAACGCTGGTCGTTACCAAACCGTGCTTAATGAACAAGATGGCTGGACTGTCACCACTGTGGATGGTAAAAAATCGGCTCAGTGGGAACACACATTACTGATCACCAATACCGGCGTAGAAGTGCTGACGCTGCGCAGTAACGAAGATTTCCCACGGTTCATCAATCATGTGTGA
- the pyrH gene encoding UMP kinase: MSTNPKPAFRRILLKLSGEALMGDEGFGIDPKVLDRMAQEIKELVELGIQVGVVIGGGNLFRGEGLAKAGMNRVVGDHMGMLATVMNGLAMRDALHRAYVNARLMSAIPLNGVCDAYNWAEAISLLKSGRVVILSAGTGNPFFTTDTAACLRGIEIEAEVVLKGTKVDGIFSDDPMKNPDATKYETLSYNEVLDKELKVMDLAAFTMARDYNMPIMVFNMNKPGALRRVVMGDQSEGTLVKA, encoded by the coding sequence ATGAGCACCAATCCCAAACCTGCATTTCGACGTATTTTGCTGAAACTCAGTGGTGAAGCCCTGATGGGCGATGAAGGTTTCGGTATCGACCCTAAAGTACTGGATCGTATGGCCCAGGAGATCAAAGAACTGGTGGAACTCGGTATCCAGGTCGGGGTGGTTATTGGCGGTGGTAACCTGTTCCGTGGCGAAGGTCTGGCCAAAGCCGGTATGAATCGGGTGGTGGGTGATCACATGGGTATGCTGGCGACCGTCATGAACGGTCTGGCAATGCGAGATGCGCTGCATCGTGCCTATGTTAATGCTCGTCTGATGTCAGCCATTCCGCTAAACGGTGTTTGTGATGCTTACAACTGGGCTGAAGCTATCAGTTTGTTGAAGTCTGGCCGGGTAGTGATTCTATCTGCGGGAACCGGGAATCCGTTTTTTACGACCGATACTGCAGCCTGCTTGCGTGGGATTGAAATCGAAGCGGAAGTCGTGCTAAAAGGCACTAAAGTTGACGGGATATTTTCGGATGATCCGATGAAAAATCCCGATGCTACTAAGTATGAGACGCTCAGCTATAATGAAGTACTTGATAAAGAACTGAAAGTCATGGACTTAGCGGCGTTTACCATGGCGCGTGATTACAATATGCCTATCATGGTGTTTAACATGAACAAACCCGGCGCATTACGGCGGGTGGTGATGGGCGATCAGTCAGAAGGTACGCTGGTAAAAGCTTGA
- the frr gene encoding ribosome recycling factor yields the protein MEKCVEATKAQMTKVRTGRAHPALLDSIQVSYYGTMTPLKQVGSISIEDSRTLAVSVFDRSMIQAVEKAIMSSDLGLNPMSAGAVIRIPLPALTEERRRDLVKVVRAEAENGRVAVRNVRRDANSEVKKLEKDKACTEDDVRRSEDEIQKMTDLHIKKIDELLTAKEAELMEV from the coding sequence ATGGAAAAATGTGTGGAAGCGACCAAAGCCCAGATGACCAAGGTTCGTACCGGGCGTGCACATCCCGCCTTGCTGGATTCGATTCAGGTCTCTTACTACGGCACTATGACCCCACTGAAGCAGGTCGGTAGTATTTCTATCGAGGACAGCCGTACGTTAGCCGTGAGTGTTTTTGACCGTAGCATGATCCAAGCGGTAGAAAAGGCCATCATGTCCTCTGATCTTGGCCTGAATCCTATGTCAGCAGGCGCAGTTATCCGTATCCCTCTGCCAGCGTTGACTGAAGAGCGCCGTCGAGATCTGGTAAAAGTCGTTCGTGCCGAAGCGGAAAATGGCCGTGTCGCCGTGCGTAACGTACGCCGTGATGCCAACTCTGAAGTGAAAAAGCTGGAAAAAGATAAAGCGTGTACTGAAGATGATGTGCGTCGCAGTGAAGACGAGATCCAGAAGATGACAGACCTGCACATCAAGAAGATTGACGAGCTGCTGACCGCAAAAGAAGCCGAATTGATGGAAGTCTGA
- the uppS gene encoding polyprenyl diphosphate synthase, with product MDAASPSNDLTKECQTSEHLPEQLSDLVKQSIPNHVAIIMDGNGRWAQAKGKPRVVGHRAGVKAVRRAVSTARKLGVKSLTLFAFSSENWRRPDQEVSLLMELFFTVLRREIKVLHSNGVRLNIIGDTSRFSERLQKQIRAAEAYTADNQGLTLNVAANYGGRWDIMQAARTLAEKVATGEMTSSQFTEAALAQHLCMQNQGEVDLMIRTGGDYRISNFILWQAAYAELVFMDTLWPDFDEQAFCQAIEMFNSRQRRFGLTGNQIEKIRNI from the coding sequence ATGGACGCCGCTTCGCCGTCTAATGACTTAACAAAGGAATGTCAGACATCGGAGCATTTACCGGAGCAGTTGTCCGATTTGGTGAAGCAGTCGATCCCTAATCATGTCGCTATTATCATGGATGGCAATGGGCGTTGGGCTCAGGCCAAGGGTAAACCGCGGGTGGTGGGACATCGTGCGGGGGTCAAAGCTGTGCGGCGAGCGGTCAGTACCGCCAGAAAACTCGGGGTCAAATCATTAACCCTGTTTGCCTTTTCTAGCGAAAACTGGCGGCGACCCGATCAGGAAGTCAGCCTGTTGATGGAGCTGTTTTTTACCGTGCTCCGGCGTGAGATCAAGGTGCTGCACTCCAACGGTGTGCGGCTTAACATCATTGGCGATACCAGCCGTTTTTCCGAACGTTTACAGAAACAGATCCGTGCGGCTGAAGCCTATACTGCCGACAACCAAGGGCTGACCTTGAATGTTGCGGCTAATTATGGTGGCCGTTGGGACATCATGCAGGCGGCCAGAACACTGGCAGAAAAGGTGGCAACTGGTGAAATGACCAGCAGTCAGTTCACCGAAGCTGCCTTGGCGCAGCATTTGTGCATGCAAAACCAGGGCGAAGTTGATTTAATGATCCGCACTGGCGGCGACTATCGCATCAGTAATTTTATTTTATGGCAGGCCGCCTATGCCGAGTTGGTGTTTATGGATACGCTCTGGCCCGATTTTGATGAACAGGCGTTTTGTCAGGCGATAGAGATGTTCAACAGTCGTCAGCGACGCTTTGGATTGACTGGCAACCAGATTGAAAAAATACGCAACATATAG
- a CDS encoding phosphatidate cytidylyltransferase, which yields MLKQRIITAIWLIPLVLGAIFLLPANYFSWVLVPVFLIAAKEWGHIIDKACTVTQWSFTVTLGVVLIALNLLVPADAVWTRGHLHPIVLAVILVGACWWLLSLLLVVFYPRSANWWQGSPMLKSMFGQLTLLPGFASFIALKSLSTATEPYWGGVLVLLVMLIVWAADSGAYFAGKALGRIKLAPHVSPGKTLEGFIGGLLTTLIVVGIVMYFSPEQELGLVMGVVLFTALASALGDLSESMFKRVAQIKDSGNILPGHGGVLDRIDSLTAALPVFTLLYIAFWM from the coding sequence TTGCTAAAACAACGAATAATAACGGCAATTTGGCTGATCCCACTGGTGCTTGGCGCCATCTTTCTGTTGCCTGCCAACTATTTTTCTTGGGTGCTAGTCCCGGTGTTTTTGATTGCTGCCAAAGAGTGGGGGCATATCATAGATAAAGCGTGTACCGTGACCCAATGGAGTTTCACTGTGACGCTCGGCGTGGTGCTAATCGCGCTTAATCTGCTAGTTCCCGCTGACGCAGTATGGACCCGAGGCCATCTGCATCCTATTGTACTCGCCGTGATTTTGGTGGGAGCCTGTTGGTGGCTGCTATCATTGTTGTTGGTCGTGTTCTATCCTCGTAGCGCCAATTGGTGGCAAGGCAGCCCCATGCTTAAATCCATGTTTGGGCAACTGACATTGTTACCGGGATTTGCCTCCTTTATTGCGCTCAAATCGCTAAGTACCGCGACTGAACCCTATTGGGGCGGGGTGTTAGTATTGCTGGTGATGCTGATTGTGTGGGCCGCTGATTCCGGCGCTTATTTTGCCGGGAAGGCGCTGGGGCGGATAAAGTTGGCGCCACATGTTAGCCCAGGCAAAACGCTGGAAGGCTTTATCGGTGGCTTGCTGACCACTCTCATAGTTGTCGGCATTGTCATGTATTTTTCTCCTGAGCAGGAGTTAGGACTGGTGATGGGGGTGGTGCTATTTACTGCGTTAGCCTCTGCGCTGGGAGACTTGTCGGAAAGCATGTTTAAACGCGTTGCGCAGATCAAAGACTCTGGCAATATTCTGCCGGGCCATGGTGGCGTGCTCGATCGTATTGACAGTCTGACCGCGGCATTGCCAGTGTTTACCCTCCTGTATATTGCTTTCTGGATGTAA
- the ispC gene encoding 1-deoxy-D-xylulose-5-phosphate reductoisomerase: protein MQNMVILGATGSIGTSTLSVIAENPEAFNVFALVAHTNVGKMVALCRQHHPKVAHMVDADAAQQLQAEIADLDIEVTSGESELADLVSRPEVDSVMAAIVGAAGMAPTLAAVKAGKRVLLANKEALVMSGRLFIDAVAQYGATLLPVDSEHNAIYQCLPREAQQQLGRCDLQAAGIAKILLTGSGGPFLHADLHSLPAVTPAQAIKHPNWSMGPKISVDSATMMNKGLEYVEARWLFNAGIDQLQVVIHPQSVIHSMVQYQDGSVLAQLGNPDMRTPIAHCMAYPARIVSGVEPLDFFKVGQLSFCEPDYTRFPCLKLAMAACRAGQEATTVLNAANEVAVEHFLKGAIRFTDIAKINEFCLEQVVQSPLDSIADILALDSEARVCARKGLALCY from the coding sequence ATGCAAAATATGGTTATTTTAGGCGCGACCGGCTCAATCGGAACCAGCACGCTGAGTGTGATAGCGGAAAATCCCGAAGCCTTCAATGTGTTCGCCTTGGTAGCCCATACTAATGTTGGCAAGATGGTCGCATTATGTCGCCAACATCACCCAAAAGTCGCGCATATGGTTGATGCTGATGCTGCCCAACAATTGCAGGCAGAAATTGCTGACTTGGACATTGAAGTTACCAGTGGTGAGTCTGAACTGGCAGATTTAGTGTCTCGACCAGAAGTGGATTCAGTGATGGCAGCCATTGTTGGTGCCGCTGGAATGGCACCCACGTTAGCCGCCGTTAAAGCGGGGAAGCGAGTGCTGCTGGCCAACAAAGAAGCCTTGGTGATGTCTGGCCGGTTATTTATCGATGCCGTCGCCCAATATGGCGCTACCTTGTTACCGGTTGATAGTGAACATAACGCTATTTATCAATGCCTGCCGCGGGAAGCGCAGCAGCAGTTAGGTCGCTGTGACCTGCAAGCCGCCGGTATTGCTAAAATATTACTCACCGGTTCTGGTGGGCCGTTTCTCCACGCCGATCTCCACAGTCTGCCCGCGGTAACTCCAGCGCAAGCGATTAAACATCCTAATTGGTCGATGGGGCCGAAGATTTCTGTCGACTCTGCCACTATGATGAACAAAGGTTTGGAATATGTGGAGGCTCGCTGGTTATTCAATGCCGGCATTGACCAGTTACAGGTGGTTATTCACCCGCAAAGCGTGATCCATTCAATGGTGCAGTATCAAGACGGGAGTGTACTCGCACAGTTAGGCAATCCTGATATGCGTACACCTATTGCTCATTGTATGGCCTATCCCGCTAGAATTGTCTCCGGTGTGGAACCTTTAGACTTTTTCAAAGTCGGACAATTGAGCTTTTGCGAACCGGACTATACGCGTTTCCCTTGTTTGAAGCTGGCGATGGCAGCATGTCGTGCCGGACAAGAGGCGACCACAGTGCTCAATGCTGCTAATGAAGTGGCAGTTGAGCATTTCCTGAAAGGGGCGATCCGTTTTACCGATATCGCAAAAATTAATGAATTTTGTCTGGAACAGGTCGTGCAATCGCCACTTGACTCGATTGCTGATATCCTTGCGCTAGACAGTGAAGCCCGCGTCTGTGCCCGTAAGGGACTGGCGCTTTGCTATTGA
- the rseP gene encoding sigma E protease regulator RseP — protein sequence MLAFLWNLGAFIVALGILITAHEFGHFYVARRCGVRVQRFSIGFGKAIWQRVGKDGTEYVVAMIPLGGYVKMLDERVEEVPPEQLHESFNRKSVWARMAIVAAGPIANFIFAVIALYFMYLIGVPAVKPVIDATRSASPAAVMQLQQPQQIVAVSGQTVRNWEEVNLALVSHIGEQSLSLTLSPVSDISSPDDAGRLNGKTYQLDISHWHFDPDKESPITTLGLEIYRPKVVPVLAEVVSGGAAAQAGLQVGDTLLAVDGNTLPDWQNFVTQIKAAANKTLQLTIRRNGEQLQIPVTPAEHKGANGAIEGYLGVSPVAPKWPDNMQLELQYGPLESVIMAAQKTWQLTAVSVKMLGKLFTGDVSLKSLSGPISIAQGAGNTASFGLVYFLGFLALISVNLGIINLVPLPVLDGGHLMYYVIEAITRRPVSERIQEIGFRFGAALLLVLMSIALFNDFARL from the coding sequence ATGTTAGCTTTTTTATGGAATCTCGGCGCATTTATTGTTGCGCTAGGGATTTTGATCACCGCCCATGAATTCGGCCATTTTTATGTTGCCCGCCGTTGTGGTGTGCGAGTGCAGCGTTTTTCTATCGGCTTTGGTAAAGCCATCTGGCAGCGCGTTGGTAAAGACGGTACAGAATATGTAGTCGCGATGATCCCTCTCGGTGGCTACGTTAAAATGCTGGATGAGCGCGTAGAAGAGGTGCCGCCAGAGCAACTGCATGAATCCTTTAACCGCAAGAGTGTTTGGGCACGTATGGCGATTGTGGCCGCTGGCCCCATTGCCAATTTCATCTTTGCCGTGATCGCCCTGTATTTTATGTATCTCATTGGCGTGCCAGCGGTAAAACCCGTTATCGATGCTACTCGTTCCGCTAGTCCCGCCGCAGTGATGCAATTGCAACAACCGCAGCAGATAGTGGCCGTTTCTGGACAAACCGTTAGAAACTGGGAAGAAGTGAACCTTGCCCTTGTGAGCCATATCGGGGAACAGTCCTTGTCTCTGACCTTATCCCCTGTGAGTGATATCAGCAGCCCCGATGATGCAGGTCGTCTCAATGGTAAAACCTATCAATTAGATATCAGCCATTGGCATTTTGATCCTGATAAAGAATCGCCTATTACTACGCTTGGACTTGAGATCTATCGCCCTAAAGTGGTGCCGGTACTGGCCGAAGTTGTCAGTGGCGGCGCGGCGGCTCAGGCCGGTTTACAGGTGGGTGATACTTTACTTGCGGTTGATGGCAACACCTTGCCAGACTGGCAAAATTTTGTGACCCAGATAAAAGCGGCTGCTAACAAAACCCTACAACTGACTATCCGCCGTAATGGTGAACAGCTACAAATACCAGTGACGCCTGCTGAACATAAAGGGGCCAATGGTGCCATTGAGGGATATTTAGGCGTTTCGCCTGTTGCGCCTAAGTGGCCAGATAATATGCAACTGGAGTTGCAGTACGGCCCGCTGGAATCTGTCATTATGGCGGCACAGAAGACCTGGCAGCTCACCGCTGTTAGCGTCAAGATGTTAGGAAAACTGTTTACCGGGGATGTTTCCCTGAAGAGTTTGAGTGGACCAATCTCGATTGCGCAAGGGGCAGGTAATACCGCCTCGTTTGGATTGGTATATTTTCTGGGGTTCCTCGCGTTAATCAGCGTCAACCTCGGCATCATTAATTTGGTGCCGTTGCCAGTGCTGGATGGGGGACACCTGATGTATTACGTGATTGAAGCTATTACACGTAGGCCTGTATCCGAACGGATCCAGGAAATTGGATTCAGATTTGGGGCGGCGTTGCTGCTGGTATTGATGAGCATTGCCCTCTTCAATGATTTTGCCCGACTCTGA
- a CDS encoding OmpH family outer membrane protein: MNGALVSLMLIGAPMAAYAEKLAVVDMGAVFEQIPQREQVTKQLKSEFGDRMAEVQKLQDELKGLLEKQQRDAQLMTDAQKTDLVRKMESLKADYQLKGKALDEDLRRRQGEEQNKLLVKVQKAINDIAKKENYDMVLQRGAVIYVKPEQDISSKVVDALSKGQ; encoded by the coding sequence ATGAACGGCGCACTGGTGTCGCTGATGTTAATAGGCGCACCCATGGCTGCTTATGCGGAAAAGCTGGCTGTAGTTGATATGGGCGCCGTGTTCGAACAGATCCCACAGCGCGAACAGGTGACCAAACAGCTGAAAAGCGAATTTGGTGATCGTATGGCTGAAGTACAGAAACTTCAGGACGAGCTGAAAGGTTTGTTGGAAAAACAGCAGCGTGATGCCCAGTTGATGACCGATGCCCAGAAAACTGATCTGGTACGCAAGATGGAATCACTGAAAGCAGACTACCAGTTAAAAGGTAAGGCGCTGGATGAAGATTTACGTCGCCGTCAGGGTGAAGAACAGAACAAACTGTTAGTAAAAGTACAGAAAGCTATCAACGATATCGCCAAAAAAGAAAACTATGACATGGTATTGCAGCGCGGCGCGGTGATCTATGTTAAGCCTGAGCAGGACATCAGCAGCAAGGTTGTTGACGCTCTGAGCAAAGGCCAGTAA
- the fabZ gene encoding 3-hydroxyacyl-ACP dehydratase FabZ: protein MSNELNTMDIQEILAFLPHRYPFLLVDRVLDFTPGETLTAIKNVTINEPFFQGHFPIQPVMPGVLILEAMAQATGLLAFKTMSETPSPNVLYFFAGIDNARFKRVVGPGDQLRFEVKMIKERRGIGVFYGEATVDGELACSAEIMCARREIRS from the coding sequence GTGTCTAATGAATTGAACACCATGGATATCCAGGAAATTTTGGCATTTTTGCCACACAGATATCCATTTTTATTGGTTGATCGCGTACTGGATTTTACGCCAGGTGAAACGCTGACAGCCATTAAAAACGTCACGATTAACGAACCCTTTTTCCAGGGACATTTCCCCATTCAACCCGTGATGCCGGGAGTGTTAATCCTAGAAGCTATGGCACAAGCTACTGGCTTACTGGCGTTTAAAACCATGAGTGAAACTCCCTCACCTAATGTGCTGTATTTTTTTGCAGGCATCGATAATGCTCGCTTTAAACGTGTGGTTGGCCCCGGGGATCAGTTACGCTTTGAGGTCAAGATGATCAAGGAACGCCGTGGCATTGGCGTGTTTTACGGTGAAGCCACGGTCGATGGGGAGTTGGCCTGCTCTGCAGAAATTATGTGTGCCCGTAGAGAGATTCGTTCGTGA
- the lpxA gene encoding acyl-ACP--UDP-N-acetylglucosamine O-acyltransferase, whose product MIDKLAFVHPDAKIGNNVTIGPWTYVGPNVEIGDDCWISSHVVLKGPSVIGKGNKIYQFASVGEDCQDKKYAGEPTRLEIGDNNIIRESVTIHRGTVQDQGVTRIGSNNLLMAYVHVAHDCVLGDNIIMANNASIAGHCHVDDWAILGGMTGVHQFVHIGAYAFTAGCSLVLQDVPPFVMASGQAAAPRGLNIEGLKRRGFTKDEQLALRRAYKTLYRSSMTIAEAVAALAEDAAAQPKVKQFLDFVIASERGIIR is encoded by the coding sequence GTGATCGATAAATTAGCTTTTGTTCATCCCGATGCCAAAATTGGCAACAATGTCACCATTGGCCCATGGACTTATGTCGGCCCAAACGTCGAAATTGGTGATGACTGCTGGATCAGCTCGCATGTGGTGCTCAAGGGCCCAAGCGTTATTGGCAAAGGCAATAAGATCTATCAGTTTGCCTCTGTTGGCGAAGACTGTCAGGATAAGAAATACGCAGGTGAACCAACCCGGCTGGAGATTGGTGATAACAACATCATCCGTGAATCGGTGACTATTCATCGCGGTACTGTGCAGGATCAAGGGGTCACCCGTATTGGCTCGAACAACCTGCTGATGGCCTATGTGCATGTAGCGCACGATTGTGTGCTGGGTGATAACATCATTATGGCTAACAATGCCTCTATTGCCGGTCACTGCCATGTGGATGACTGGGCCATTCTTGGTGGCATGACCGGTGTGCACCAGTTTGTTCATATCGGTGCTTACGCCTTTACCGCGGGTTGTTCACTGGTGCTGCAAGATGTGCCACCCTTTGTGATGGCCTCAGGGCAAGCAGCTGCACCGCGAGGGCTAAACATTGAAGGGCTGAAACGCCGAGGCTTCACCAAAGATGAACAGTTAGCGTTGCGGCGAGCCTATAAAACCTTATATCGCAGCAGCATGACGATTGCCGAGGCTGTGGCAGCGCTCGCGGAAGATGCCGCCGCTCAGCCCAAAGTAAAACAGTTCCTTGATTTTGTGATTGCTTCAGAGCGGGGCATTATCCGCTGA